The sequence TGGATATGCCGAGCATTCCAAGGCGTATAGGTTCTTTGTCATTGAGCCGAATGACGCCATTTCGGTTAATACCGTGATTGAATCTAGAGATTCAATTTTTGATGAATCTAGATTCACATCAATACCTAAACCAAAGGATGTGGTACCTATTGCAAGTACCTCCCAAGGTGCTCAATTGGAAGAAATTTCCAATGAGACTCATGAGCCACGTAGAGGGAGTAGGAAAAGAACTCCTAAATCATATGGTGAGGATTTTCAACTATTCTTAGTTGAAGGAACTAGAGATAATGTCATATCTCAACttcattattgttataatattGAAGAGGATCCGAGGACATATGATGAGGCTATGAGGTCTCGTGACGTTGCCTTTTGGAAAGATGCAATTCGTGACGAGATAGACTCTATCATGGAAAATAATACATGGGTTCTAGTTGATTTGCCTCCCGGTTGTAAACCTTTGGGCAACAAGTGGATCTTCAAAAGAAAGATGAAAGTTGATGGATCGGTTGACAAGTTTAAAGCACGTTTGGTCATACAAGGCTTTAGAAAAAAGGAGGGTATTGATTACTTTGATACCTATGCTCCGGTTGCGCGTATCACCACCATTAGATTGTTGATATCGCTTGAGTCGATTCACAATCTTGTTATTcaccaaatggatgtaaaaaccgcTTTTCTTAACGGTGATTTGGAGGAGGAGGTGTACATGAAACAACCGGAAGGTTTTGTCATGCCGGGACAAGAGACGAAGGTGTGCAAGTTGATTAAGTCTttgtatggacttaaacaagcaccaaagcaatggcatcaaaagtttgatgatgtcaTTTTGTCTCATGGCTTTATGATCAACCAATCGGATAAGTGTGTGTATAGCAAATTTGATCACAAGGGGAATGGTGTGATTATTTGCTTGTATGTGGATGACATGTTGATATTTGGTACTAGCCAAGATCAAGTTGATAAGACCAAACATTTTTTGTCATCCAAGTTTTCGATGAAGGATATGGGGGTTGCGGATGTGATTCTTGGGATAAGGATCATCCGTGGTGATAATGGCATCACGATaactcaatctcattatattgagaagatcCTCAAGAAGTTCAATCTTGAGGATACCTCCCCGGTAAGTACTCCCATAGATCCTACTCTTAAGCTCTTACCCAATACGGGTTCGGCGGTGTATCAACTTAAATACGCGAGTGCTATAGGGTGTCTAATGTATGCAATGACTTGCACTAGACCGGATATTGCCTATGCGGTGGGAAAATTGAGTAGATTTACAAGTAACCCGGGTTCTCACCATTGGCAAGCTGTAAATAGAGTATTTAAGTATTTGAAGCGAACCAAGGACTTTGGTATCACGTATACCGGCTTCCCTTCTATTTTAGAAGGTTATTCGGATGCAAGTTGGATAACCAATGTGGAAGATCATTCTTCCAATACTGGTTGGATATTCCTACTTGGTGGAGGGGCAATTTCATGGGCTTCCAAGAAGCAAACATGTATCACAAATTCGACAATGGAGTCGGAATTTGTTGCATTGGCTGCGGCGGGTAATGAAGCCGAGTGGTTAAGGAATTTGGTTTATGAGATTCCTTTATGGCCAAAGCCCATTCCTCCTATTGGTATACATTGCGATAGTGCTTCAACGGTGGCTAAGGCTTATAGTCACATGTATAATGATAAGTCTAGACACTTGGGTGTTAGACATTCCATGGTGCGTGAATTAATCACAAATGGAGTGATCTCGATAGATTTTGTGAGATCGAAACAAAATCTAGCGGATCACTTGACCAAGGGACTAGCCAGGGACTCGGTGCACAAGTCGGCTATtggtgtgggattgaagtccatctaAATCTTTCAaagtgggatacccaattcccttctagcaCAACGCTAGAAGCttgaattcaatgtggaaagcCTATTTTGAGAAGATTGGAACACATGTTTATCATATAATCCTAAAGGTATGTGTTCGGACCTACAAGATAAAGTAAGGTTGAAGTTATAACTTCTTAATATTTCTCTTGATAAATTGCATTGTAGGAGCAAGATTGAAGAGAGCTACCTAAGTGGACATGAAGTTGAGCCGCTTCAAGAAAGCTTTGGACTTAGTTTTCTATATGTTCATGATTGGATTGGGACACATGGTTCCTAATAGTATCAAGTTTGTATTGTTAGAGATTATGGAACTAGTGTGTATATTATTGacaggttttcaaatgaattgaagggttcaaactattagagcaccctgatttttgaattcttgcacgtgtaatatactatgtgtaaattcaatccatgtgacatttacacttatgcattagtttttaattgttggtattttagtaatcaaggatcatactaaaatgggggggatttgttggtgattttagcatgatccaatatacattttagggattggattactaacttgaaagtgttttcgaaccattgatacgttacacgaattcggagagtgtggagtacacgttcgtaaaacgtGAGGTGGTTTGAGGTTTCCTTTGGGCTTGGAAATGATATTTGGAACTTAAGAAATGCGAAACGGGACTTGAAAAGGCCATTCGAATGAAAAACCTTGAGTTTGGAAAATTGGAGTGCTGGCCAggcttagcccgcggcgcggctcagccacccgcggcgcggcctaaggcacaAAATCCATGTCGAGACTTTTGGCATTTTCAAGTGTTTTTcctttgttagcccgcggcgcggctcaagggcccgcggcgcggcttaatacATGGGTCGCTGAAAAGGTGTCTTTTCACCCAAAAGGCACATTTCgaaccccaaacgttttggggttgttccagggtATTTTAACTCTGTTTTTTCATGTTTTTAGACCACTTTAAGTCTAAATACATAAATGAAAACATCCAAGCAACTATTGGGCATGAATCAAAGGTTGTGATTCTTCAtcaaaccttttgacccattataaatacacatttggtgtatttgaaaaaggttccagatttttaaCCTTTTTACACACACTTTCATTTCATACAATTAGAAGATAATCTCTGCAATAAttttgattgttttcttttagccaagacaacaatctagtctttgtcttatcccaatcgaaacttcgtgtaacccgtggctaattgggtcgaaatattcgattaggaaagtgtacacacgattcaaagatcaatccggatTCGGTTCCGTTTCAGGCACGAAGATTACTTACAATCCAAGTTCATAACACTATATACCGTTAAACCTTCACCAATGAATTCATTGCAACAACCAACAATCATTGAACTGTGAATTAACACTTTTACTGAAACTATGAACTTTCATCATACAAAAATGTGTGCAAAATAATCTCATTCCTCCATTAACTCTGCACGTTTTCAACAAATAACACGCCGAGGATTTAATCCGATCTCTTCCTCTAAGTCTTCCTTGAATCAGTACGCCAAATGCTTTCGTTTCGTCATCTCCGTCACTGGAATCATCTACATATGTCTTCAGCCGAAGCTCTTCCACGAGTATTATTCCGTCCGGCGATGACGGTGTCCGTTTCACCACATCCAGCCAGTCCTCTGCCGTCACCGCCATTTCCGTCTTTACTACGCCGCTACCGGCGTAAATCGGTACCAACAACGGCGCTTGTTTTATATTCTTTACAATTTATGTCACCGAATTACTCATCCATTCGTCGAAATTCTCCGTACGATCGTAATCGGGAACAAATACGGCAGTTGGAGCACCTATCGCCGCCGTGGAGATTTTGGAAACCGATGATTTATTGGCGAAATTTCGAATTGAGAGAGAATGCAGGTGATTGGATCCGAAAATTGAACTGGGCGACTTGTCGATAAAACCGGTTTCCGGTTTGCGAAGTAAACGATGTCCGACTCCGCCATAACGAACTCCTAAACAAATCATCTTTTACAACCGCGTACGACGGTGATAGTGTTGGAGATAAAATTGAgcattaaattttttttctttcttttttgttttttttttccggCAAAAAACAGAATTTAGCATTAAATACTTGTGCTTTTTTATTTCTACCGCCGTAGCTAGTTTTCGTGTTAAGGAGAGAAAAGTTCATCCTCTGATTAAAAGTCGTTTCATTAAACACGTGTGGGGTAGGAGAAATAAGAAACGCAACCGAATTCGGGATAAATTTCGATGGCAAGATAGATATCTTATCGAGAACATGATGAAAGTCTCGGAAGAGGATATTGATTGCTGCTCAGGTTGCTCTTCCTGCGCGTCATCGGATTCGGAATCATAGTCTAATTAGCTGTCATGTGGTGTTCTTTTATATCCTCGTAATTATGTGTTTCCTATAGCTTCATGTTGTTGGTTGTTTGTGCGTTTTTTGGTGCGATCACTTGTAGCCTCGTGTCttgtctagcttcttgctagtttgtttcgtttttctttttattttaataaaacttacttgcctttcaaaaaaaaaattaagaggAAGAAATTAATTATTAACCCTCATACACTAAAAGTAGTGGCCCAATTCGTATTCGTATTCGTATTCGTATTCGTATCCTACACTAAAAGTAGTGCCCCAATTCGTAGTTTCATTTATATTGTATTGTCGTTTTGAATTTGCTTTCACATTACaaacatgtaacgacccgcactttttcgatcatactatacttataagattaatatttacataaattaaaccttgccaacatgataagcaatccaaattgtcgagactgatatttccgaaaagagttttacacaacgtttgaccgtctagtttgaccgatgatatcacgaactatacaatatatgataattatacgtttgtgtatatatatgtatatatacatatttaacatgattaaagaatgttttaatatctcattttgtattaataacaataagttataagtatattttgaaactactaacttaagttttcaaaatgataacaatacgtaacgttacttGACTTAAATACTTGTAACATATAAtggttatacatatatcgtataaataatgtatttaatcacttttaaagacttaaatacataaaaccatgtaagtgtattcacaaaagatagctatatttgaatcctctttccatttttcacaaaatttccatacgtatacctagagtatttgtactcgtatcataccaagcttctatacgtatttactaatagtaaatacacatcaaatcacacctaatcagctgctattgttgccctcatcaagagggaattcctttttgacatttaccatcaataattacacaagattacaagtaaGAATTTTGTTTTTGTCCATCCTTGGCCACGTTTTTAAGGAGGGATATGGATCCTCACtttcattcattttaacttcaaatttcctaagataaacacacactctctctttactcttaaactccataaacatccagcaagaaaccttgaagatctagcttcaaaaaccatactaaaacaccataagaaaaccatacaaaaacacttcaagaaaaccctccaagaacaccaacttacttccaatctttcatccacttctatcacccttttgattctagcttcttactcctcttttacagcaaacttatccaaggaacttgaggtagtaactatgttcataaccttattcgattcatatatatatagctatcttattttgtggtacaaaagtttaacaacaagaacatagtttgaatgttttcaaacttgtttgcaaactaaataaatccttctaacttaacttttaaaatacttcaagacatgtaacataacttatttatatgttaatttaacaaggtaaaacttggtttttcaaagtataagtatttttagaaaaatggtcattaaatgattttgttgtaacaaaaatgtttaacttcatatgtttcactaatgtttcacttatgccgtatgattttgaatacaaaccaaggtatttacagttcatagtcttaaagaagaactcgatccaagaagatggcaatttgaatcaacgaaaacggatttgtaacgaagaaactatgaccgaaacaaaattggttatcctagatcatttcaactacgggatcaattggaaaaaaatgatataaatcacatatttctaagataacatgatattttatatatatgtacttataattcaattttatatggttcaggattacccgtaaacaatacgagaagattaatcataagatcccatgattgtacgcaacacgtcatttgacaacaccggtaccatgggtcaagattaatctcgaccaatacatatacgatggggttttatttatttcgttgggggttttatttatttcattgcgggtatattaaacatctaaaaatgaaccattaaaattgaattactaacatcggactgctaactacggactaaggaattattcaaagtattaaaagtataacaagtatatatttataacgtttgtttaaaaatgaaaacatattgatatattatatatggataggttcgtgatatcaaccggaagaccgagtcaaattatttatatcatcaagacaagagtgagtatatagtcccacttttaaactctaaatatttcgggatgagaatacatgtattttatgttttacgttatggacacaagtaactgaaaaatatattctacgttgagttgtaccactggcatacttccctgtagcttggtaactaatatttacagcggtattgtaaacgcgaatcctgttgatagatctatcgggcctgacaaccccaaccggactggacgaccagtattcaacggttgcacagtacttcgttttgtgactacacttggtacggtgtagtaagatttcatattaaagggaatatgcgacgtgaaaatgttaagtatggttaccaagtgctcaaccacttagaatacttttattaaactgtttatatacgaaatcttgtggtctatatttatatcgctgccggcattaaacctatatctcaccaactttatgttgacctttttaaaacatgtctattctcaggtgatttctaaagcttccgctgcatcatgttggatctaaccaggatcttgcgtacgcatgtttgtgtcaaaaataaaactgcatatccgagatgttgtactgtaaaatatgctagaaaccgtgttgttattatcatttgtaaagtttgtaagtcgaagattatcgctaaacgataatcatctttttattgtctaaagcttgtaacaaaaataacggttgtggtttgtaatgtataatatatgcagtttcttttaaaaaaatgtcgcatatagaggtcaatacctcgcaatgaaatcatacgttatctaacacgttcttatggttaaggacgggttatgacatgtggtatcagagcgttggtcttagcgaaccatgtttgcattagtgtgtctaaccgagaagtcgttaggatacattagtaaagtctggactttgaccgggtctgattttaaaaaaaaaaccattgcttatcactgttggttaaaatttatgtgtaaatattatgtaagtactaatgggttagttgttatgtgatagatgtcgggctcgaaacttattatcacattcagcgactccgaatcagaaccttcagattgtgtttcagtcattaacatatccgatgacgaaagtggtatttttggggaagactcacaatttccggatgaaccaactatagaaataccggaaagtgaacccgaggaggaaagtgaacccgaggaggaaagtgaacccgaggaggaaagtgaacccgaggaggaaagtgaacccgaggaagaaatacaggaaattacaaaagacgagttcgaactaggaaagaaacgaaaggctaaagaattagaaaatccaaatcccgagtttaatgagaataatgtggcaccaattccactcaacactaccacccctacccccgctattcctattagtgctatccccgcatctagttcttcggcacctcagccaaaacgtagggagacagctaggattcgcgttgggggattccctggacataaatgttttgggaaatagaccaaatgatgcgctaccgtattaaaccatggaatcacataatgttttgtataatattattagtgtggtttgtttaaagtttgatgtaagcatatgtaaaatagcgaagtatgaaatgcaataattttccatggttaagtattatttagattgtagtaattgattctgtactaagctattaagtatgaacattaacgggtaggtactacccaagatataattataaaacgctaataagaagaaaaggcttttataataatacctggttcatattattaacaagctataaatgtactataaatacacactacatctataatattccatgtgaataattattttctttcattaggaaatggcgcgattgaatcgaatgacggaacaagaactcgaggaactcatcaaccagcgagtgaacgatagaatgctatgggtcgaagctgcaagagctgctgcagttaacccaaatcctcgtgtaggatgctcctacaagacgttccaagcttgcaagccatcatcattcagtggaacggaaggaccgatcggtttaacccgatggatagaaaagatggagacggtgtttaaaatcagtggttgtgatgaaaaagacatgaccaagtttgcatcgtgcactttacaagatagtgcactcacatggtggaagaattatgtgaaggcggtaggaggagatgtagcttatgatactccatgggaagaattcaaagcaatgataatcaccgagtattgtccaaggaatgaggttattaagttagaagatgagttacgaagtttgaaggtggttggtactgaaatcaccaactacaatcagcgattcatggaattggttttactatgtcctgaattggttccaaccgaagcacggaagattgaaatgtacaaaggtggtttgcccaaaaaggtcaaggcaaacgttacagcatcgaaacctaaaacaattcatgaagctataaccatggcgaacgagctaatggatcaggtcattttggacaagaaagcattcaatactgaggtgaaggtattggggaacaagaaaaagtggaatggaggttatgatcgaggtaatcaacaacaaccttataagaaacaagaaaccacgaaaggtgcgggtagcggttcaggctttggttacaaaggacaaagtcctttatgcaaccgttgtcacaaacatcattttggttactgtagtgtgttgtgcactaaatgcaatagacagggacatcttgctgaagattgtaaggctctcgttacaaatgcaaatggtaacaagactcctgccaccaacgcaaatagaactgctttggctaacattacttgttttgggtgtggaaaacaaggtcactataagagccagtgcccgaatcaaaatggcggacctgcacgtggaagagcgtttgttattaatgctagagaggcacgagaagacccggagcttgttacgggtacgtttaccattaacaacttatcagcatctattttatttgatactggcgccgatagaagttacgtgtgtataaatttttacactaaattgaattgttcatcattacctctagatgctaagtacttgattgagttagctaatggtaagctaattaaagccgataaaatttgtcgtgattgtgaaataaatctagccggagaaacgtttaaaatcgacttaatacccgtagaattaggaggttttgatgtaatagtcggcatggactggatgtccaaaataggagcggaagttgtttgtgccaagaaggcaattcgtattcctggtaaggataaaatgccagtgatgatttatggagagaagggtaattcaaagctaaaactcattagctgtttgaaagccaagaagtgtttagaaaagggatgttacgctattttagcacatgttaataaagtcgaaaagaaagaaaagtgcatcaacgacgtgcttgtggcaagagattttcctgaagtttttccggaagaattgccgggattacctccatttagatcggtagaatttcaaatagatttagtaccaggagctgcaccagtggctcgtgctccatatagacttgcaccgtccgagttaaaagaacttcaaagtcagttaaaagaattactggaccgtggattcatacgaccgagtacttcaccgtggggagctccgattctatttgttaaaaagaaagatggatcttttaggatgtgtatagactatcgtgaattaaataagttaactatcaagaatcgatatccactaccgagaattgatgacttatttgatcaattgcaaggatcatgtgtttattcgaaaatcgacttaagatcgggctatcatcaactacgcgtcaaagaagaggacattccgaaaactgcttttcggacacgttatggtcattacgaatttttggttatgccgtttggattgacgaatgcgccagctgtattcatggacctcatgaatcgagtttgtagtccgtatttagataagtttgttatcgttttcattgatgatattcttatctattccaagagtgagcaagagcatgaagagcatttaaggttgatactggagttgttgagaaaagaacaactttatgctaaattttctaagtgtgctttctggttgaaagaagtgcaatttcttggtcacgttgttaatagcgaaggaattcaggttgatccagcaaaaactgaagctattgaaaaatgggagactcctaagacaccaacgcagatacgccaatttttgggtttagccggttattatagaaggtttattcaagatttttcccgaatagctaagccgttgacagcgttaacacaaaaagggaagaaatatgaatggacctcggagcaggagaacgcatttcaattactgaagaagaagttaactacggcgcctattttatcgttaccagaagggaacgatgattttgaaatatattgtgacgcttcgcgacaaggttttggttgtgttcttatgcaacgaaagaaagtaattgcattcgcatcccgacaattgaagattcacgagcgaaattatacgacgcatgatctagaattgggagcagtcgtgtttgcattgaagatgtggagacactacttgtatggggttaaattcactgtgtttactgatcataaaagccttcaacatatttttgatcagaaacaattgaacatgaggcaacgtaggtgggtcgagttaataaacgactatgattgtgaaattcgttatcatcccggaaaggcgaacgtggtggccgatgctttaagcagaaaggaacgagaaccaattcgagttcgagcaatgaatataaaaattcgcatgaatctcaactcacaaatcaaagaagttcaacgagaagcacttactaaagaaaatataggaaatgaaataatgaagaagtatgagaagcaactcgttatgcgggaagatggaattcgatattttgcaaatcgtatttgggtaccgaagttgggtggattaaggaagttgatattgaacgaggcacataagacaagatattcgatacatcctggagttggaaagatgtaccaagatcttaagacgcattattggtggcctaatttgaagacagacgttgcaacatatgttggggaatgtttaacttgttccaaagtcaaagcagaacaccagaagccgtcagggttacttcaacaaccagaaattccagaatggaaatgggacggtattaccatggatttcatcacgaagttaccaaagactgcctggggatacgacaccatttgggtaattgttgatcgtcttaccaaatctgcacatttcttgcctataaaggaaacagatagaatggagaaactattacgattgtatataaaggaagttgtttcaaggcatggaatacctatttccattatatccgatcgtgatagtaggtttacctcaaagttttggcaatcactacaggaggcactaggaactcgtttggatatgagtaccgcatatcatccgcaaacggacgggcagagtgaaagaacaattcagactcttgaagacatgctcagggcatgtgtgatcgattttggaaacggatgggataaatatctaccgtt comes from Rutidosis leptorrhynchoides isolate AG116_Rl617_1_P2 chromosome 4, CSIRO_AGI_Rlap_v1, whole genome shotgun sequence and encodes:
- the LOC139840838 gene encoding uncharacterized protein, which encodes MAVTAEDWLDVVKRTPSSPDGIILVEELRLKTYVDDSSDGDDETKAFGVLIQGRLRGRDRIKSSACYLLKTCRVNGGMRLFCTHFCMMKVHSFSKSVNSQFNDCWLLQ